Part of the Variovorax sp. PAMC 28711 genome is shown below.
ACCGGCTTCTACCAGGCGCCCACGCTGCTGCGCGACGTGCCGGTGATGCACCGCTTGGCGCAGGAAGAAGTCTTCGGCCCGGTGCTCGCCGCGATGCAGTTCAGCGACGAAGACGAAGCCGTCTCGCTCGCCAACGCCACGCAGTTCGGCCTGGTCGCCGGCGTGTGGACGACCAACGGCGCGCGCCAGTTCCGCATGGCCAAGCGCGTGCGCGCCGGCCAGGTGTTCATCAACAACTACGGCGCGGGCGGCGGTGTCGAGCTGCCTTTCGGCGGCGTGAAGTCGTCGGGCTACGGACGCGAAAAGGGCTTCGAGGCGCTGTACGGGTTCACCACGTTGAAGACCGTGGCGGTGCGACACGGTTAAGCAGCCAAGATAAGAATCGCTATCATCTGGCGGTCTTCCACTGAAAGGATTCCGCATGATCGCTGCACCGTCGGATGTCGACCTGCTGCTGCGCGAACACCGCGCGCTGCTGGCGCAATACGGCGCGGTGCAACGGCGTTGTGCCGGCCTCTTGACCGAGCAACAGGCGCGCATCGTGCGCCTCGAATCCGACACGCTGCAGTTGCGCGCGTTGCTCATCGCCCGCGACACGGCGCTCGCCTTCGCGCGTGAAGATCGCGCAGCGCTCGAACTCGCTGCCGTGCCGCTCGACGTGCACCAGAAGGCCGTGCTCTGCATCGGCAAGGACGCGCCGAACGCGCGCGCCACGCGGCGCGTCATCGAGCGCGCGGGCGGCCAGTTCCTGCAGCACGACGGTGCGGATGCGGACGACAGCGAGGCACTCGAAGCGAGCCTGCGCGCTGCCGACCTCGTGATTTGCCAGACCGGCTGCGTGAGCCACGACGCGTACTGGCGCGTGCAGGACCATTGCAAGCGCACCGGCAAGCGCTGCGTGCTGGTCGATCAGCCGCAGCCGATCCGCTTCATGGCGCGCGCCGGACGCGAAGCCAGCGCGACCGGAGAGTCTTGAAGCGCAGCGCTCAGCCGAGCGCCGTGTCGAGCAACATCATCAGCACGAAGCCGACCATGAGGCCGCCGGTCGCGCACGCCTCGTGCCCCTTGCGGTGCGACTCCGGAATGATCTCGTGGCTGATGACGAACAGCATCGCGCCTGCCGCGAAACCCAGCCCCCACGGCAGCAGCGCGGCCGAGTAGCCGACAACGGCGGCGCCCAGCACAGCGCCCACCGGCTCGATCAACCCCGAGGCCATGCCGAGCGTCACCGCGAACGAGCGCTTATAGCCGGCCGCCAGCAACGCCACCGCGACGACCAGGCCTTCCGGCACGTCCTGGATGGCGATGCCCATGGCCAGAGCGTCGGCGCGCAGACCTTCGTTGCCCGCATAGCCGACACCGATTGCCAGCCCTTCGGGAAGGTTGTGCAAGGCGATCGCGATCACGAAGAGCCACGTGCGTCGCAGCTTCTGCGCCGAGTGGCCTTCGCGCCCCTTGATGAAATGCTCGTGCGGCAACACGCGCTCCATCAACAGCAACGCCAGTCCACCGAGCAGGATCGCGATGCCGACGATGCCGCCGCCCACCCACGGGCCACCGCCGAACGCGGTGCCGGCCTTGGCAGCTGCGATGCCGGGGATCACGAGCGAAAACGCGCAGGCCGCCAGCATCACACCTGCGCCAAAACCGAAGAGCGTGTCCTGCACCCTGTCGGAGAGACGTTGCGCGAACAACACCGGCAAGGTGCCAAGCGCCGTGGCCAATGCCGCGACGGAGCCGCCGATGAGTGCCTCCAGCACCACCGGATTGCCCTGCACGTCATGCCAGAACTGCGCCACGAGCACCAACACGCCCGCACCGACGATGCCCAGGCCCAGCCACTCGCGCAGGGCGCGGTTGCGCCTCGGTAGCGCGGTGGTTTGCAGGTCTTCCATCGAACGGGTTTCCTTTGCCGCGGGACGCGGCGGGTCACCAGGGCGGTCGGCCCGGTTGTCACGGTTTTAAAACGTCGAACGATTCGCAGGGCGACGGATTGACCCCTGGCCGTCGTAGGCGCCGATGCCAAACGAATGCCCGCCTCGGCCTGCAAATGATAATCGTTCTTATTTAAGCGATCGAGTGTAGGGGGCTAACGGCCTTGCCTACACTGGCACCCCTCACTTTTTCACCACACTTCTGGAGACACACGCCATGCGCGTCAAAGACAAATCGATCATCGTGACCGGCGCCGGCGGCGGCATCGGCGAAGGCATCGCCAAGCGGCTGGCCGCCGAAGGCGCGCAGGTCGTCGTGAACGACATCAACCCGGCCGCGGGGCAGCTGGTGGTCGACGCCATCC
Proteins encoded:
- a CDS encoding DUF2325 domain-containing protein — its product is MIAAPSDVDLLLREHRALLAQYGAVQRRCAGLLTEQQARIVRLESDTLQLRALLIARDTALAFAREDRAALELAAVPLDVHQKAVLCIGKDAPNARATRRVIERAGGQFLQHDGADADDSEALEASLRAADLVICQTGCVSHDAYWRVQDHCKRTGKRCVLVDQPQPIRFMARAGREASATGES
- a CDS encoding ZIP family metal transporter, which produces MEDLQTTALPRRNRALREWLGLGIVGAGVLVLVAQFWHDVQGNPVVLEALIGGSVAALATALGTLPVLFAQRLSDRVQDTLFGFGAGVMLAACAFSLVIPGIAAAKAGTAFGGGPWVGGGIVGIAILLGGLALLLMERVLPHEHFIKGREGHSAQKLRRTWLFVIAIALHNLPEGLAIGVGYAGNEGLRADALAMGIAIQDVPEGLVVAVALLAAGYKRSFAVTLGMASGLIEPVGAVLGAAVVGYSAALLPWGLGFAAGAMLFVISHEIIPESHRKGHEACATGGLMVGFVLMMLLDTALG